gtctccttaaatcctgatattatctcctgataaatatctcctgataacttaagttctgacaacttaagttctgacttcagtataagtactgatttccagttaagtattgatttgtcctgttaagtaagatctgaaaactaaacacgaatcatattagacatgacattatcaaatatatctaacaaaagtTAACACAAAATCTATCGCACTAAGTCTATTAAAATAAGGAATAATAAATTAATACTATATACATAATGATACTATAAAAATATAATACATGCATAAACACTCATGAAATCAACATCAATTGATGACAGTTTTGCAAAACCACACAAacataatattataaaataataaatacatATTGTACTAAATATGCATCAAATAATGTGACCAAAACTTAAAACTGGTTTGACTTGAATATTATAACATCGTGGATTTGGCTCCTATGAAAAAAGAAGGAGAAACTCACATACATGACATTATTTCacttcaattaataaaataataacatAAGTCATACAAGTAGGTTAATAGATTATTGCAATTTCTGATTATAAGAATTTATAAATCTATATTTACCACCAATTAATAGCATGCATCTATCACACATAAAtctataattttaatataataatatttattagtAGATAAACTTCAACCAAAAAGGATGTATCATTATCGGAAGAATATTTAATACATACTGGCATGATGATAAAGTAAGTTTAAGGAACAATACATAGGCTTGTGAATTATTGTGTTTGAAATCAGACCTTATGTTGACGAATCAAATCAAGAACTCTATTTCCCCTGTTTTCTCTTCACCTATGTCTCGTCTCCGCGGCTGCTCAACTTTTATTAATAGAATCGACAACCTACTGAATAAGTATATACAATGATAAATGCCCTACGACTTCTAGGATATTAATAATATCAATCCCTTTTCTTTTTAAATTAATCTATCTATTAGATCACTAATTTTAATTCTATTTCTAGTTAAAATCACAttgtattattgttattattattattattattattattattattatcatctaAAATCACGAATATCacatatatacccccttaaaaaggattccgtccccggaatcTAACGAAACTAAATACTCGTACCTGAATCGAATAAATGTGGATATTTCTCATGAATAGACTCTTCTAATTCCCATGTAGCCTCTCTCTCGGAATGACTTTTCCACAAAACCTTTATAAATGAAATGAAATTCTTCCTCAACACTCGCTcctctcgagctaagatagcctcggcttcttcctcacaagaaagatcctCCCTAATCTTATGCAATGGATACTGAACTATATGTAAAAGATGATATTTATAGCCCCTCAAAACAGACACTTGAAACACATTATGCAAATGAGATAGTTGAGGTGGCAACGCAACTCTATAAGATACTTCCCCAACTTTCTCCATAAtatcaaaaggtccaacatatctcggactaaGATTTCCCTTCATACCAAAATGTTTCACACCCTTACAAGGCGACACCTTCAAGAACACATGCTCACCTGGCTCAAATCCACCAAACTTCCGATGTTGATCCACATAACTCTTTTGACGAGATCGAgcttccttcaaactttctttaactttctccACCTTCTTATTAGTGATTCTAACCAACTGTGGCCCCTCAATTactctctcaccaacctcatcctAACAAGATAGTGCTCTACACCTCCTACCATACAAAgcctcaaatggtggcataccaatactcgcgtGCCAACTGTTATTGTATGCAAACTCAACAAGATACATACATTTATCCCAATCACCTGTCCACTCCAAAGCACATgccctcaacatatcctccaATGTCTGGATCGTCCACTCTGACTGTCCATCgttctgcggatgataagctatACTAAAATTAAGCCTCGTACCCCAATCTTGTTGGAACCCCTTCCAAAAATGCGATGTAAACCTCGTATCCATGTCAGAAACTATCGACAAGGGAACACTATGAAGTCTAACAATATGTCGCTGAAAAATCTCTGTCAACTCATGAACATGAGTAGTCTCTCTAATGGGTAAGAAGTGAGTGAACTTAGTAAGTCTACCAACCACCACCCATATGACATCATTCTTCCTAAAAGTTCTCGGCAAATGAGTTACAAAATCCATAATAATGTTTTTCCACTTCCAAACTGGGATATCTAGTTGTTGCAACAGCCCACTAGGCCTCTGGTGatctatcttcacttgttgacataTAAGACATTTCCCTATAAATTCAGCTATGTCTcccttcattccactccaccaaaagtgcttcttcaaatccctatacatcttagTGGAACCTGGATGGATATAGAATGAAGAAAtatgagcctccttcaaaatttcTTCAAGAATCCTCAGGTCTGCAGGAACACATAATTTATTACCCAACCATATCACACCCTCATCATCAACACGAAAATGTTTTTGCTTGTCACCTGCCACCCCAGATCTAATAACCTCCAAACCTGTATCATTATTCTGAGCTTCCTTAACCCTTAAAATAAGATTTGGTTCCACTTTCAAACTTGCAATGCTACCTCCTGAACCTCTAACATGCAACTCAATACCCAACCACTCTAAATCTGAAATAAGGTGCGGCTGAGTAATGAAAGATGCAACACTCCCCAAGTTCTTCTTATTAAGAGCGTATGCCACTACATTCTCCTTTCCTGGATGGTACTGAATAtttgcatcataatccttaagaagttcaagccaccttcgttgtctcatgttaagctctttttgagtaaagatgtatttgagactcttgtgatcaataaagatgtcacaagtctctccataaagataatgtctccagatctttgTAAAggttttgtggaaaaatcattctGAGAGAGAGGCTACTTGAGAATTAGAAGAGTATATTCGTGAGAAATATCCACATTTATTCGATTCAGGTACGAGTATTTATTTTCGTTGAATTCCGGGGTTggaatcctttttaagggggtatatatgtGATATTCGTGATtttagataataataataataataataataataataataataatatgtgattttaattagaattagaattagTGATCTAATAGATAGATTAATTTAAAAAGGAAAGGGATTGATATTATTAATATCCTAGAAGTCGTAGGGCATTAATCATTGTATATACTTATTCACTAGGTTGTCGATTCTATTAATAAAAGTTGAGCAGTCGCAGAGACGAGACATAGGTGAATAGAAAACAGGGGAAAGAGAGTTCTTGATTTGATTTGTCAACATAATGTCTGATTTCAAACACAATAATTCACAAGTCTAAGTATTGTTCCTTACGCTTACTTTATCATCATGCCAGTATGTATTAAATATTCTTCCGATAATCATACATCCTTTTTGGTTAAAGTTTATCTagtaataaatattattatattaaaattatatatttatgtgtgaTAGATGCATGCTATTAATTGGTGGTAAATATAGATTTATAAATTCTTATAATCGGAAATTACAACAATCTATTAACCTACTTGTATGAGTTatgttattattttattaattgaagtGAAACAATGTATGTATGTGAGTTTCTCCTTCTTTTTTTCATAAGAGACAAATCCATGATGTTATAATATTCAAGTCAAACCAGTTTTAAGTTTTGGTCACATTAGTTGATGCATGTTTAGTATAATatgtatttattattttataatattatgtTTGTGTGGTTTTGCAAAACTGGTCATCAATTGATGTTGATTTCATGAGTGTTTATGCATGTATTATATTTTTATAGTATCATTATGCATATCATATTCATTTATTATTCCTTGTTTTAATAGACTTAGTGCGATATATTTTATGTTAACTGTAGTTGTATATGTACTACTATTCTTATTATTTTGTTTGACATCAGTTATTAATTAAAGATATTAAAGCTATTTTAATACTGGTTTTAGGCATCTTtgtttatattaatattttaataagaTTAAAAATCACATGTAGTACAAAAAACGAAGTCAGGGATATTTCTAGTGTTCAATGTTAAGTGTTATTTTGATAGTAAAGCAAGACTGATTAAGCGTAATAATCGAGTAATAAACATGTATTAAATAATTTGAATAATGTAAAAAGGAACCTATGATAATAATAAACTATATTTTGTTATTTAGATCGGTGTCAGGGAGTTTAGAGGATCGTTTGTGGATTTCTTAGTATTAGAGTTTTCGATATTCCAGATACGTCCCCTTTTTATTCAACGCTACTCTCTTTGCTCGTTACATTTATTTGATTCGTTCCGTTCTACTTTCTGTTCATCCCGTTAATATTTTCTTTGACCGTTTCTacttcaaaaattgttttaaaaatgatttaaaaaattttaaatatctgtttatgcagttttcaaaaattatatatgACACCCTCTGTTTTGGACATCTAAATTACTTGTATCAGGTGATTTTAAGCTTTGCgataatatttaattttaaaccCTTAGAGTGATATATGGTATActgagttaaccagctgtaggggtactacatccatgtcattgcggcactagtgacatgacacttccgtgacagtgtgattggccacggcgtatccttctgttagctcttgggaggagattttgcgcatttgatatttgtttcAGGATACATGGGTGCACCCAGAATTTGATTTGTTATTTGATTTATGCTGACATTGTATAAgtcgtacacgttatccattatgttgcacgcattaggtaccctatgatgtgtgtatttatatctgttctgatctcggtatgaagtatcctaacccctcgttgcttcagccttacttatttttaaattttttgttttattataaattgcagattatttatttctaatctctttgttttataaactgtatttcaaatccgtactgggcgtttggctcatgccgtattctttttctggcaggtgcttagggggataTGGGACTGTGTAACAGAGAGTTTCCCTTTATTTTATTCTTAGGATTTCAGAGCTCTATTATtatttagacttaattatttattagagattttggattttatattattggtttgaaatttttaaagattcaatttattattttagagatctttagactgtttaatttttatttatgttAGCGCTCAGTTTGCAGgtttttggattttaagtaatatctcgCTTCAATTTTAAGGAGGGGTGTTACACCAACACTAATGTGCAAGATGACAAAATTGTGTAAAAATTAAGTCAAATATATATTTTTGGGACAAAATTCCATACACCATTATAGAGTTAGACTTGAGTTGATTTTATATAGTGTGGGGTTGGAGCTGTCGTAAGACAATATCTGTTTGTGAGAGACTTCCTGCCCACAGTGCCTAGTGCTAAGCAAGTAACTGATCATGAACTTCTTTGAACTTGATTTATGCTGGTATCCCAAAAGGTTTGCATAACCTTCAACATACGGTAGGTAGTAACAGAATGCTATCTTTGAGGCCTAATTATGACGAATATCATAATTCAAATGGTAGTGGAGCTGCATATTGCCATTCAGCAGCTCTTATCGTAACCGTCGTTTGCAACTTGTTCCTTGGATGAGTTAGTGCTGTTAGAACAAACATGTTGGACTTCAAGAATATGTATGGAAGTAACATATGTAACTTTTTTTAGTGTAATAGAAGTGATTTTCGAACTGTCATGGCTTCAAAATAATAGGAGCTGTATTGGCATGGGGTTTGCTGTAAACCTCTAAGGTCAAGTTCTCTTTTCTTTTTAATTTCCAGAATATTCAGATCAATCATTGCCACTGCTTGAAAAATCTTGCCTCTCTCAGATATCTCCACCGGTTCTTTATCAGTGTCCTCCATATCAGATAGTGCAAATGCACATTCAACAAAATATTGCATTATCCTGTTGGTAATAACTTATAAGCCTTAAACATTTTCTTTAAAGTTTTAGGTGTTAGAATTCAAACTCTCCTGAAGAATAACtaatgaataaaatataaatattaaataaatacaTCCTTGAATTATGGTGGGCAGAAGATATCAGTTTGCAAAATAGAGTGGCAGTCAAATATGTATCTAGAAAAGTACTTGCAGTCCAAAGTTCACCCAGCACACTTGGTGTTAAAACATAAAAGTAAGGAGAACATTAATAGTAATACAGCTACAGTGTTGAACTTGCATGCATGAACCAGTTGGAGGAAGTATATAAAAGAAAATATTGCGGTGGTCAAGAGGAGAAGCTAATATGCAGAAGTTTATCTCTAGATAGAAATAAATGAATACCATAAAATATGGTAGGCTGCATGAGGTAAAAAGAAGGAAGGTGATTATATTCCCTGCATACATAGGAGTTGTACATGGTTTGTAATAATCAAGTTGATTAGTATCAGTCAATATAGTAGGCTATAATAATAAATATAGTATAGGTAAGCAATGATGTATGTTAGTCTAGCTTGGGTCTATAAGAGGAGCTGCAGTGCATGAAACATATATACATACCAAGAGTGAAATTCACAGAGAGAAAGAAAAGAGCTGAAGCTCTtgtgagaagaaaaaaaattacaGTGTGTGTAAACACTTATATGTATAAGTTGTATTTCTATTATTAAGAAATAAAAGTAATCTCCTATTATTATGCTGATGTATTAATATTATTGAAATATTTTGGTGTAAAGCCCATCTACGTTTCCTacaagtggcatcagagctaaggttcCGTTCGTGAAAAATGGTGACGATGGTGCAACCATATATTCCAAAATTGACGGCAACCAATTATGGGAACTGGAGCATACAAATGAAGGTGTTACTCGGTTCCTACGACAATTGGGATATTGTTGAAAGCGGATATGACGAGCCCACAAATACAGCCGCTGAAGTAGCCCTTATAAATGCGGAGAAGATGATTTTGAAAGAGACCCGGAAAAAGGATAAAAAGGCCTTATATACAATTATTCAATGTGTTGATGAATCAACCTTTGAAACAATTTCAGGTGCAAAAACAGTGAAAGAAGCGTGGGAGATTTTGCAAAAATCATTCCAAGGAGTTGAAAAAGTTAAAAAGGTGCGGCTCCAGGTGCTACGCGGGGAGTTCGAAAATTTTAAGATGAAGAATTCtgaaaatattggtgaatttgttacgCACTTAAAAGCCGTGACAAATGAGATGAAAAGAAATGGGGAAAGTCTCGATGATGTTCGGGTCATGGAAAAGTTGCTTCGTTCATTAACAAGAAAATTTGATTATGTTGTTACTTTTATAGAAGAGTCAAAAGACTTGTCCACGATTTCTATTGATGAGCTCGTAGGTTCTCTTCAAGCCCACGAGCAGTGAATTAACCAGTATGATGATGTAAGCCATTTGGAAAAGGCGTTGCAAAGTAAGGTGTCCATTGGTGATAATTCTGGTAGTAGGAGAGGTGGCTTTAGAGGTGGCTATCATGGTGGACGAGAACGAGGAAGGCAGTCCATTAATAGAGGCTAGAATTCTGAAGGGTATCAGCCATCTGGTCGTGGTCAAAATTTCAGAGGCCGAGGACGAGGCGGATATCAATGACGAGGTGATAAGTCTCAATATCAGTGCTATAACTGTAATAAATATGTCCATTTCAGTTATGAGTGTAGAGCACCaaatgtggaagaaagaagtcattttGCAGCAGCAAAAGAAGACAAAGGTGTTGGCACTTCTATGTTCCTCACTTACAAAGGAGACGAGAAAAGCAagaagaatgtttggtatcttgactcagGGGCCAGTAATCACATGACTGGTCACAATGAATTATTCACGGAGATAGACGACAC
This sequence is a window from Apium graveolens cultivar Ventura chromosome 9, ASM990537v1, whole genome shotgun sequence. Protein-coding genes within it:
- the LOC141685241 gene encoding uncharacterized protein LOC141685241; this encodes MQYFVECAFALSDMEDTDKEPVEISERGKIFQAVAMIDLNILEIKKKRELDLRGKENVVAYALNKKNLGSVASFITQPHLISDLEWLGIELHVRGSGGSIASLKVEPNLILRVKEAQNNDTGLEVIRSGVAGDKQKHFRVDDEGVIWLGNKLCVPADLRILEEILKEAHISSFYIHPGSTKMKNDVIWVVVGRLTKFTHFLPIRETTHVHELTEIFQRHIVRLHSVPLSIVSDMDTRFTSHFWKGFQQDWGTRLNFSIAYHPQNDGQSEWTIQTLEDMLRACALEWTGDWDKCMYLDEVGERVIEGPQLVRITNKKVEKVKESLKEARSRQKSYVDQHRKFGGFEPGEHVFLKVSPCKGVKHFGMKGNLSPRYVGPFDIMEKVGEVSYRVALPPQLSHLHNVFQVSVLRGYKYHLLHIVQYPLHKIREDLSCEEEAEAILAREERVLRKNFISFIKVLWKSHSEREATWELEESIHEKYPHLFDSGTSI
- the LOC141685242 gene encoding uncharacterized protein LOC141685242 — protein: MVTMVQPYIPKLTATNYGNWSIQMKVLLGSYDNWDIVESGYDEPTNTAAEVALINAEKMILKETRKKDKKALYTIIQCVDESTFETISGAKTVKEAWEILQKSFQGVEKVKKVRLQVLRGEFENFKMKNSENIGEFVTHLKAVTNEMKRNGESLDDVRVMEKLLRSLTRKFDYVVTFIEESKDLSTISIDELALQSKVSIGDNSGSRRGGFRGGYHGGRERGSYECRAPNVEERSHFAAAKEDKGVGTSMFLTYKGDEKSKKNVWYLDSGASNHMTGHNELFTEIDDTISGEVTFGDLSKISVKGKACVNGKQHQQSFPVGKSWRAKRPLEIVHTDIAGPFDISSLGGNRYYLTFIDNFSRKSWVYIIKEKSEALDKFKEFKALEEAKWSLFEVYLLNRCPTKSVRNKTPNEAWSGSKPSVGHLRIFGCIVYANVPDQKRKKLDDKGEKCIFTGYDKRSKAYRLYNSLMKKLIISQDVEFDESVDIKSTYQWSEDERKVAGLFFNDDDGDNQNIEDDGDDDQTPPPSPNQQTPGSTPSMGGSSSSGGAP